From the Moraxella sp. FZFQ2102 genome, the window CAAGCAGAGTCTTTTGATGGCGCCATTTGTTGAGCCGCACATTCATTTGGATTATGTCTTGACGGCAGGCGAACCAGAATGGAACATGACAGGGACTTTGTTTGAGGGGATTGAGCGTTGGGGTCAGCGCAAAGCATGGGTGCAAAAATCACAAACCGATCAAATCCAAGATACCAAAAGACGAGCGCGAGAAGCGGTGCAGATGCTTGCCAGTCACGGAATTCAATATGTCAGAACGCACGCTGATACCACAGATCCTAATATGATTGGGATGCAGGCACTGCTTGAGATTAAGGATGAGGTAAAAGATTTGATGGATATTCAGATCGTTGCTTTTCCACAAGAAGGGATTGAGTCTTTTGCCAATGGTCGCGCCTTGTTAGAGCGGGCGGTGCAGATGGGTGCGGATGTGGTGGGTGGTATTCCACACTTTGAATATACGCGTGATAAAGGGGTGGAATCGGTCAAGTATTTGGTAACTTTGGCAGAAAAATATGACAAGTTAATCGATGTGCATTGTGATGAAACTGATGATCCGAACTCGCGTTTCTTAGAAGTGCTGGCTGATGAAGTACTGCAGCGCGGTATGGGCGAGCGCACCACGGCAAGTCATACGACAGCGATGGGGTCTTATGATAATGCGTATTGCTTTAAGCTATTTCGTTTGCTAAAAGAATCAAAAATCAACTTTATCAGCTGCCCAACCGAAAGTATCCATCTGCAAGGTCGGTATGACACTTATCCAAAGCGTCGCGGGCTGACACGCGTGCCAGAGATCGATGCTGCAGGTATGAATATTTGCTTTGCCCAAGATTCAATCCGAGATCCGTGGTATCCGATGGGCAATGGTAACATCATGCGTATTTTGGATGCTGGGTTGCATATTTGTCATATGTTAGGCTATCAAGACCTGTCTAGATGCTTAGATTTTATCTCAATCAATGGCGCCAAGACGCTCAATGTACTTGACCAGTACGGTGTGGAGATTGACAAGCCAGCCAATTTTATCATCTTGGATGCCAAGAATGATTATGAGGCTTTGGCAAATCAATCCAAGGCATTACTAAGCGTGCGGCATGGCAAGATCATCATGGAGCGCACTCCAGAGACGGCGTGCGTGCTGTCAGAATAAAGCTTGTTATAAACAAACCATGAGCGGTGGGTGCTGATGGTTTGTTTAAGTGTTAAGAAAAGCGAGCGTAAAACAAAAATTTCTCAGTCATTTGTGAAAATCCCGCTTTTACGGTACAATGGATGTGAAATTTCATATCCATTTTTTTATTGTACCCTTATGAGTAAAAATATCCCTATTTTAAATGCTGAGCAAATCGCAAAAATGCAAGTCGCGGGCAAGCTTGCCGCCGATGTGCTGATTATGCTTGATGAATATATCAAAGAAGGCGTCAGCACAGGCGCATTGAACGACATCGCCCATGAATATATTCTAGATCACGGCGCAATCCCTGCACCGCTGAACTACAATGGCTTCCCAAAATCCATCTGCACCAGCATCAACCATGTGGTCTGTCATGGCATTCCTGACCACGAACGCCTACTGAAAGATGGCGATATTATTAATATTGACATCACAGTGATTAAAGATGGATTTTATGGTGATACATCCAAAATGTGGATCGTCGGTCAAGGTTCGGTGATGGCTGAGCGCATTTGTCGCGTTGCCCAAGAAGCGCTGTACGCTGGCATGAAAGTGGTGAAAAACGGCGCAAGACTTGGCGATATCGGTGCTGCGATCCAAAAAGTCGTTGAGCCTGAGCGCTTTAGCATCGTCCGCGAATTTTGCGGTCATGGCATCGGCGAGACTTTCCATGCTGAGCCGCAAGTGCTACACTACGGCAAAGCAGGTACAGGCGTTGAGCTAAAAACTGGCATGGCGTTCACCATCGAACCGATGATCAACCAAGGCGTGTGGCAGACCAAAGTGATGAAAGATGGCTGGACAGCGATCACCAAAGACCGCAAGCTATCAGCACAGTGGGAGCATACGCTGATCGTCACCGATGACGGCTGTATCGTCACCACTGCGCGCCCTGAAGAAGATTTGAGCTTCTTAAACAGCTGATGGATCAAGCATCTTGGTCGATCAAAAGGGCGTGCGCTTGTTCGTATGCCCTTTTTTTACGGTTAAAATAATCTGTAAATTTTAAAAGAATTTGTCAAGTAAAATTAAGGAAAATCATGTCAACTTCATCTGCCCAACTGCTCGCCACACGCTGCCAAGCTTTGCATTTGTCCATCGCGCCGCCACCTGTCATCAGCACACGCGATTTTGATGGTGCGCTTGTCAAGCACTGGCTTGATGCTGTCAATACCGCCATTGACAAGCAAATGATCGCTTATGGCGTCGATGCGGCAGAATACATCGCTGATCTGATCACGATTCGCACGCTGGCTGTCGATACGATTTTGGCGAAGATTTTTGATGTGTTTGATTTTACTGATGATTTTGCGCTGTTTGCTGTCGGTGGCTATGGACGCGGTGAGCTTTTGCCTGCATCGGACATTGATATTTTGCTGATCGGCGATGATGTCGCCCAAGCCAAATCGACGGTGGAAGCTTTTGTTGCTAAGCTTTGGGACATTGGCGTCACGCCTGCGATCTCGGTACGCAGCCTTGATGATACTAAGGTTGCCGTCAGTGATCAGACTATCGCAAGTGCACTACTTGAAGCGCGCTTATTGGCAGGCAATGACACACTGGCGGATTTTCCTTATCAAGCGGTAAAGACGGCATGGAGCGCCAAAGCCTATTTTGATGCCAAGATGGCGGAGTCCAAAGAGCGGTATCTGTCGCACAATGCCACTGAATACAATCTTGAGCCAAACATCAAAACCGCACCAGGTGGCTTGCGTGATTTGCACATGATCACTTGGCTTGGTCGATTTTATTTTGGGCGCGAGCATGATTTGCACAGTTTGACAGCGACAGGATTTATTAGTCCTGCTGAATTTACCATTTTACAAAATGCACAGAAATTCTTATGGTGCATTCGCCATCATCTGCATATGCAAACCGCGCGCCACGAAGATCGCTTGCTGTTTGACCACCAAAAAACCATCGCTCAGCGCATGGGCTATTATCTGCAAAGCAGTAATACCACGCACAGCGATGTCACCACCGCGCTTGAAGCGATGATGCGTCTGTATTATCGCCATGCCATGCGCGTGGCGGCGATCTCTGAGATGCTGTGCAGTTATTTTTATGAAAATTATCTGAAGCCCGTGGTGACAATCACGCCGATCGATGATGATTTTTGTATCGTGCGTGAGCAGATGGACAGCAATGGCAGCTGTGATATTCATGACCGTATGCCGACATCGGTGGATAAAATCGCCATCACTCATGCTGATGTTTTTACCGATAATCCTGCCAATTTG encodes:
- the codA gene encoding cytosine deaminase yields the protein MKVINARLRGRTGLFTIECVQGKFSAISLQEGLIHTVDNEQIIDAKQSLLMAPFVEPHIHLDYVLTAGEPEWNMTGTLFEGIERWGQRKAWVQKSQTDQIQDTKRRAREAVQMLASHGIQYVRTHADTTDPNMIGMQALLEIKDEVKDLMDIQIVAFPQEGIESFANGRALLERAVQMGADVVGGIPHFEYTRDKGVESVKYLVTLAEKYDKLIDVHCDETDDPNSRFLEVLADEVLQRGMGERTTASHTTAMGSYDNAYCFKLFRLLKESKINFISCPTESIHLQGRYDTYPKRRGLTRVPEIDAAGMNICFAQDSIRDPWYPMGNGNIMRILDAGLHICHMLGYQDLSRCLDFISINGAKTLNVLDQYGVEIDKPANFIILDAKNDYEALANQSKALLSVRHGKIIMERTPETACVLSE
- the map gene encoding type I methionyl aminopeptidase, producing MSKNIPILNAEQIAKMQVAGKLAADVLIMLDEYIKEGVSTGALNDIAHEYILDHGAIPAPLNYNGFPKSICTSINHVVCHGIPDHERLLKDGDIINIDITVIKDGFYGDTSKMWIVGQGSVMAERICRVAQEALYAGMKVVKNGARLGDIGAAIQKVVEPERFSIVREFCGHGIGETFHAEPQVLHYGKAGTGVELKTGMAFTIEPMINQGVWQTKVMKDGWTAITKDRKLSAQWEHTLIVTDDGCIVTTARPEEDLSFLNS